One genomic region from Agelaius phoeniceus isolate bAgePho1 chromosome 25, bAgePho1.hap1, whole genome shotgun sequence encodes:
- the TMCC2 gene encoding transmembrane and coiled-coil domains protein 2 isoform X2, with the protein MELDKGDVTTLNLPAGAGHGDADGPVCLDVPDGTPDPQRTKAAIEHLHQKILKITEQIKIEQEARDDNVAEYLKLANNADKQQASRIKQVFEKKNQKSAQTIAQLHKKLEHYHKKLKEIEQNGPSRQPKDVFRDMHQGLKDVGANVRSSISGFSGGVVEGVKGGLSGLSQATHTAVVSKPREFASLIRNKFGSADNIAHLKDTLDDGHPEEASRALSGSATLVSSPKYGSDDECSSATSGSAGGSNSGAGPGGLGSPKSNTLDSHHNNFDTILEELREIKDSQSHLEDSMEDLKAQLQRDYTYMTQCLQEERYRYERLEEQLNDLTELHQNEMTNLKQELASMEEKVAYQSYERARDIQEAVESCLTRVTKLELQQQQQQVVQLEGVENANARALLGKFINVILALMAVLLVFVSTIANFITPLMKTRMRILSTALLVLFLFFLWKHWDSISYLLEHVLLPS; encoded by the exons CTGGACAAGGGCGACGTGACCACCCTGAACCTGCCGGCGGGCGCCGGGCACGGCGACGCCGACGGCCCCGTGTGCCTGGACGTGCCCGATGGCACCCCCGACCCTCAGCGCACCAAAGCCGCCATCGAGCACCTGCACCAGAAGATCCTCAAGATCACGGAGCAGATCAAGATCGAGCAGGAGGCGCGGGACGACAACGTGGCCGAGTACCTGAAGCTGGCCAACAACGCCGACAAGCAGCAGGCGTCGCGCATCAAGCAGGTGTTCGAGAAGAAGAACCAGAAGTCGGCGCAGACCATCGCGCAGCTGCACAAGAAGCTGGAGCACTACCACAAGAAGCTGAAGGAGATCGAGCAGAACGGCCCCAGCCGCCAGCCCAAGGATGTTTTccgggacatgcaccaagggcTGAAGGACGTGGGCGCCAACGTCCGCTCCAGCATCAGCGGCTTCAGCGGCGGCGTGGTGGAGGGGGTCAAGGGCGGCCTCTCGGGGCTCTCGCAGGCCACGCACACGGCCGTGGTGTCCAAGCCGCGCGAGTTCGCCAGCCTGATCCGCAACAAGTTCGGCAGCGCCGACAACATCGCGCACCTGAAGGACACGCTGGACGACGGGCACCCCGAGGAGGCCTCGCGCGCGCTGAGCGGCAGCGCCACGCTGGTGTCCAGCCCCAAGTACGGCAGCGATGACGAGTGCTCCAGCGCCACCTCGGGCTCGGCCGGGGGCAGCAACTCCGGGGCAGGGCCCGGCGGCTTGGGGAGCCCCAAGTCCAACACGCTGGACAGCCACCACAACAACTTCGACACCATCCTGGAGGAGCTGCGGGAGATCAAGGACAGCCAGTCGCACCTGGAGGACTCCATGGAGGACCTGAAggcccagctgcagagggattACACCTACATGACCCAGTGCTTGCAGGAGGAGCGCTACAG GTACGAgcgcctggaggagcagctgaacgACCTGACGGAGCTGCACCAGAACGAGATGACCAACCTGAAACAGGAGCTGGCCAGCATGGAGGAGAAGGTGGCCTACCAGTCCTACGAGAGGGCTCGGGACATCCAG GAGGCCGTGGAGTCGTGCCTGACGCGGGTGACcaagctggagctgcagcagcagcagcagcaggtggtGCAGCTGGAAGGGGTGGAGAACGCCAACGCCCGGGCCCTGCTGGGCAAGTTCATCAACGTCATCCTGGCCCTGATGGCCGTGCTGCTCGTCTTCGTCTCCACCATCGCCAACTTCATCACGCCGCTCATGAAGACCCGCATGCGCATCCTCAGCACCGCCCTGCTcgtcctcttcctcttcttcctctggaAGCACTGGGACTCCATCAGCTACTTGCTGGAGCAcgtgctgctccccagctga